ATTAAGATTTTTGCCAGAGATAATTACAAAAGTGAGGTCAAAATTAATCCGGAAATCAAAATTCTCTTGAGTACTTCGGGAACTACAGGTATTCCAAAGCTGGTGAAGCTATCGGACGAAAACCTTTTCCAGAATGCCATTAGTATTCTTAAATACATGCCCATTCTGGAATCTGATGTAGTTCCTTTAAATGTGCCAATCAATTTTGTGTATGGATTTTCCATTTTCACCACCAACTGTATGCGTGCCGGAAGAATAGTATGTTCTGATAAAGACATTATGCAGAAAGCTTTCTGGGATGAAATGGATGAATATGGATACAGTACCTTAGGAGGGGTCCCTTATTTGTACGAAAACCTAAACAGAATAGGTTTTTTCAGGAAAGACAGTCCTAGTCTGAGGTATTTTACCCATACCGGAGGCGTCATTAACGGAGAATTGAGAAAAACACTTTTTTCTTACTGTAGCGAGTATGGAAAACATTTCTTCGCACAATACGGCCAGACCGAAGCAGGAGGAAGAATGGCTTATCTCAATACAGAAGGATTATTAGAAGAGGAAACATCCATCGGAACTCCTGTAGAAGGCGGAAGTTTTAGCATTCATGATGAAACAGATGAATTACTCTTTTCACATGTTAGTATTTTCGGAGGCTATGCCAATACGCTTGAGGATCTTGCATCCTACGAGCAGCCATCGGTATTGCACACCGGAGATACAGCCACAAAAGGTGAGAACGGAATATATTATATCACAGGCAGAATAAAGCGTATCATGAAGCTTTTCGGAATACGTCTTAATCTGGATGAAGTAGAATTTATTCTTAAAAACGAACTGACGGGAAATACTTTTGTTTGTCTTAATTCCAATGACAAGAAGATCGTTGTGCTTTATGATAATAAGGATATTGACCCTCAGATCATCACAGAAACCATTAAAAACAAATTGCGCATTAACCCACAATATGTGCGCACAGAACTTATAGAATCATTTCCATTATCACAAAACGGTAAAATAAATTATCCCCTGTTACAAAACTTACAACATGAAAACATTTAAAACCCTTATATTACTTTTTACACTTGCCTTATTTTCAGGTTCTCTTTCTGCACAGCAGAGTGAACGTATTCGTGGCAAGATCATGTTGTCTGAACAGACACCCGTAAAAAACGCACTTTTAAGACTTATGAATACGTCTTATCAGGCAAAAACCAATAATTTAGGAGAATTTTACTTTGATAATGTTACCCCTGGAGAGTATACTCTCCAGGTGGTTTTAAATGACATGGAGCTGATGCGGGAGCAAATCCATATTAAACAAGATGTCTACGAAATACCTACTGTTTATGCCCCTGCGCATAGCAATGACATTGAAGGAATTACAGTATATGCTTTTAGTAGAAACAAATTTTTGGCTAAAGACAGTACTTCAATCTCTAAAATGCCCCTAAAAAGCTTGGAAAATCCACAGGCTTATACTATTATCAACCAACAGATTTTAAAAGAACAGCTTACCTATGATGTTTCAGAAGTATTGAAAAATGTTCCGGGTATGGTAAAAATGCAGGGAAGTCCGGGAAGGGGTTCAGGAGATGGAAGTTTTTATTACAGCCTTAGAGGTTTCCCTACAAAAATATCAATGGTAGATGGTGTTCCTGCCAATACCAATGGTGAAGTTGACCCTGCGGATATTGAACATATCGAAGTGATTAAAGGACCATCAGGAACTTTATATGGAGGAGCAGTAACCTCTTTTGGAGGATTGATTAATGTAGTGACCAAAAAGCCAAAGGATTATTTCGGAGGTGAAATTTCTTATTTGATGGGAAGCTACAACCTGAATCGTGTGACTGCAGATGTTTATGGTCCGGTTACAGATTCCAGAAAAACCTTATTCCGTCTTAATGCCGCTTATCAGTATCAAAACGGTTTTAGGGATTCTGAATTCAGAAAATCATTCTTTGTTGCCCCTACATTAAGCTATCAGGTAAATGATAAGTTGAAATTTAGCTTAGGAGCTCAGATTTACAATTATGAAGGAACCAATACACCTATTATTTTCCTTGCCAGATCCAGGCCTTTTGTAGCCCATACGCCTGAAGAGCTTGGATTCGATTGGAAAAGATCATATTCCAACAATGATATGACCTTGAAGGCTCCATCCATCAACGTAAAAGCTGAGATTAATTATAAAATTTCGAAGAACTGGAGTTCACAAACCCTGATTTCGAGAAACTATAGAAAAACAGAAGGCTTATACCAATATCAATTCATCAGAGGAGATAAAAGTGATGCAATGCTGGAACGTAATGTACAATGGCAGAACTCAGAAGCTGCTTCTACAAGTGTTCAACAGAACTTTAACGGACAGTTTAATATTGGAAAGATCAAAAATAAGGTGTTGATTGGTTTAGATTATTTAAATCAATCCCTGAACAACAATCATTCACCTATCATTAAGTTTGATACCATCAACGGACAGGATCTTACTGCTAAGTATGGCTTTATCTCAAGAGATCTGGCAATGCAGAAAATTCAGGTATCAAAGGCTGCTTTAACAAGAACGACAATGTCCAGTAATGTTTATGGAGCCTATCTTTCTGATGCGGTTTATATTACCGATAGATTGATCACTTTATTGAGTTTACGTATCGATCATTATGAAAGCAAAGGACAGCTTAATCTAAATAAAAATGAACGTCTGGGTGAGTTTAAGCAAACTGCATGGTCTCCTAAAGTAGGAGTTGTTTATCAGGTATTTAAAGACCGTTTATCAGTATATGCTAATTATATGAATGGTTTCAGCTATACACCTCCGGTTACTCAAGGACTTGCCGATTATGACGGAAATATGAAGCCACAAAAATCCAACCAATGGGAAGCTGGATTCAAAGGAAATCTTTGGAGAAATCGTATTAATTTCACGGTAGGATACTATGATATTCTGGTTGACAATATGCAGAGAGAAATTGAGGTAATGCGTAATGGAAAAGGATACAGAATCACCATTCAGGATGGAGAACAAAGAAGTAAAGGAGTGGAACTAGAAGTAATCGCGAATCCTCTTCAAGGCTTGAACGTTATGGCAGGATATGCGTATAACGACAGTAGGTTTGTGAAAGCAGAACCTACTGTAGACGGACGTCGCCCAGGATCTGCAGGACCGGCAAGTGTCTTTAATTCATGGGTAAGCTATGTGCTTCAATTCGGTCCTTTGGATGGACTTGGTTTTGGTTTTGGAGTAAATCGTGTAGGACATCAAATTACAGAGCATAAAACTACTACAGGAAAATTCACTTTCCCTGCTTATACTCTAATCAATGCATCCATCACCCTTGAAAAAGAAAGATACAGATTAGGATTCAAAATGAACAATTTAGGCAATGCACAATATTTCGCAGGGCAGGGGGTCGTAGTAGCCCAGATGCCTCGTAATTTTGTTGCTGAGGTAAGCCTTAAATTCTAACTATGAAGCTTAAATTTAGAAAAATAGCATATCAGCTACATCTATGGCTCGGACTAACGTCCGGGCTTATAGTTGTTATAATGGCAGCCACTGGATGTATTTTAGTATTTGAAGAAGAATTAAAACATATTGTTCACCCAAAAAGATATTTTGTAGAGAACATTGGAGGCAAAAAACTATCGCTTTCTGATCTTACAGCAAAAGCTGAAAAAGCCCTGCCTGATGGATTGAAGGTTAAAAGAGCTATAATTTCATCCGATCCTTCCCGTACTTATGTATTCCGAACCCTTAAAATGGATAACGAAGCGCTGACCTATTGGGGAACCTACCTTTATTATTATAGAGTTTATATAGACCCGTACACAGGGAAAGTTCAGGAAGTAGAAGATGCAAAAAAAGATTTTTTTGAAATTGTACTGGATCTTCACCGAAGGCTGTTGCTGGGAGAAAAAATAGGAAAAACCATTACAGGATATTCTACACTGGTCTTCGCCATTATTCTTCTTTCGGGATTAGTGATATGGTATCCAAGAAAGATGAGCAAAGCTATGTTGAAAGGTATGTTCTTCATTAAAACTTCTGCCAACTGGAAAAGAATCAACTATGATGTTCATAATGTATTAGGGTTTTATGCCATAATTCCTTTATTATTTATTTCTTATTCAGCTTTGATCTGGAATTTTGAAAGTATGGATAAATGGATCAAGAATACATTGAATGGAAATATACCCACAGAAAAGAAAGCAAAAAGTAAAATTCCTACGGAAGGATCTGATACATCTGTCAATATTTTGGATATGATTGGCAATAAGGTAGAAAAAGGGTTAATCACTAAAGAATCTGCACTTGTTAATTTTCCAAGAACAGAGGAAGGAACCTATTATACAGAACTTACTTTAGGAAAAAAACAATACCAGAACGAAAATTATAATTTTGACCAGTATTCTGGTGAAATTCTAAAACATCAATTTTATAAAGACAAAAATATAGGATATGGTACCGCACTAAGGGAAAGAAATTACGATTTACATACAGGAAGTCTCTTCGGAATCACCGGAAGAATTATTTATCTTTTTGCCGGAATTATCGCAGCATCGCTTCCCATTACAGGTTTTATTATTTATCTCAACAAGAAAAAGAAGAAACCCCAAAAGAAAAAAGCATAACTAAAATTGACCAAGCCTCTATTATTGTAGAGGCTTTTTTATGGATATATTCTTATCAGACTAGCAATTTTACATTGTGGGAAAGAATATCCATACTTTTTTTCATCTCATCCACATTCAAATCTCCGAAGCCAAGCCTCATGGCTGTAAGTCCTTTATTTTGATAAAGCAGAGTTTTCGGAATAAAAAGATTATCCTGAGCACACTTTCGGCTTAGCTGCATCAGGTTAATAGGAATATTCCATTCTAGCCAGATCGCCAGTCCACCTGAAGGTTTTTCAAAGGTGATATCATCGCCAAGGTTTTCTGTAAGCAAAGCAGAACAATAGTCCCGCCTTTCCTGATACACCTTTAAAGATTTTTTCAGATAGCGGTTAATTTCTCCCTCCTCAATCATTTCTCCCAACGTTCTTTCCATAAGAATATCACCCTGCCTGTCGATAATTCCAAGATGCTTTCTCATTTCTACCATCAGGTTTTCAGGCGCTACAATAAATCCGGTTCTGAATCCGGGTGCTAAAGACTTTCCAAATGATCCGATATAGATTACCATTCCGTTTGTATCCGCACTGGCCAAGGGAAGAATTGGACTTTTATCATAGTGAAATTCATAGTCATAATCATCTTCAAGAATAACAAAGCCATATTCGTTAGCCAGTTCCAGTAACTCCAGCCTTCGTTGGGCGCTCAGTGCAACGGTAGTAGGATAGTGGTGATGTGGGGTAAGATAAAGCATTCTTATGTTTTGCCTCTTACAAGCTTCCCTTACGCTTTCCACAATAATTCCGTCTTCATCTATAGGAAGAGTTACAATATTCACGCCTGCCTTCTGGAAGATCATATTCACCGAAAAATAGCTTAAAGCTCCTACCAAGACAGTATCTCCGGCAGAAAGCAGAATTTCGGAAACAATATAGATACTCATTTCCGTACTTCGGGTAATCAGTAGATTATTCTTGGAAATGGGGAGTCCACGGGATAAATTAAGATATTGAGACAAATGTTCCTTAAAAAACTCACTGCCGTCATGGTTGTAATGCCCCAATCCTTTTTGATTGGATTTGCGTTTAAGAATAGAGCTGTAAAATCGTGAGTGTTGCCCAATTTGGGTAAGCCTGATATCCGGAACACCATCATTCAATACAAATTCACAATCCGAATGCTCAAAAGGGTTATCCAGTATATTGGATGTTTTAAATGAAAAACCTGTTGTTTTAGGGTAGTTTAAAAGATTATTCTCTTCAAAATCCTTTACTCTTATAGGTTTTTCCTGATCCTTGCCAATAACGAAAGTTCCTTTATTCGGAAAACTTTCCACCCAACCCTGAGCGCACAATTCATCATATACCGCTACAGCAGTATTCCGATGCACATCCAGTATTTCACTGAATGCCCTTGTGCCGGGAAGCTTTGTGCCAAAAGGCAGATATCCCCGCTGAATGGCATTTACCAATTGATTGGCGACCTGCAAATAAATTGAAGTCTCTGATTTTCTATCAATTTTTATAAAACTTTCATAAGGAATCTTAACCGGACTATCCATAATATCAAAACTGGCACCATACAACCATCCGGCAATATACTACTTTTGACATCAAAATAAAAATCTATGGAATTTCATCATCTGTTAAAAAAGATTGTACAGGATGGCAAAACCCATGCAAAATGGCTCAATACGCTATCCTTTATGGAAAATGCGGGCGCAAGAAAGATCTCAAAATGTGAACATCCCATTCTTGTAAGTGAGATTCAACTGAAGCATGCTGCTGAAGAACATCGTCATGCCTATTATCTAAAAAAGCAGATTGGAAAAATAAATCCTGAACTCTGCAAAACCTATGAAAACAGTGAACTTCTGGCTCCGATAGCAACAAGACAATATCTCCATTCCTTAGACATTAAAGCATGCAGATATCTTCAGGAGGCATTTCAACTGAGTAAGGAAGATCTTAAATATGCGGCTTATCTTTTTGTAACCTACGCCATTGAAGTAAGGGCAGATGAACTTTATCCGGTCTACCAGCAAGCACTTACCGAAGAATCTTCAAGAATTATGGTAAAATCCATTATTTTGGAAGAAGAGGGACACCTGGAAGAAATGATCAATCAATTAAACGAATTTTCCGCAGACTGGAAGCTTCATGCTGAACATATTCTTACTATTGAAAAGGAGCTTCATGAAGCATGGATTAATGCTGTTACAGAAGACGTAGAGCAATTAAGTTATGCTTAAAAGCATTCATCATTTTCAGGAATCTCTCGAAAAAAGAAAAGAGGAAGGAACCTTAAGGAGGCTTCAATCCCGCTCTGAGGGAATTGATTTTTACTCCAATGATTATCTGGGGTTTGCAAGAAGTAAGGAACTCCAGAATATTTTATTAAAAAAGATCAATGATAATCCCGATTTACTATCAGGAAGTACAGGTTCAAGGCTGATTAGCGGAAATAGCAATGTTGTAATAACGACCGAAAGTTTTATTGCAAAAAAGCATAGAGTTTCATCTGCTTTGCTTTTCCCATCGGGGTATCATGCCAATCTTGCGCTGTTTTCCACACTTCCTAATCGTCATGATACGATTATTGTGGATGAACAGATTCATCGTTCTGTACATGATGCCTGCAAAATATCGAATGCCAAAAAGATTAAGTTTAAACATAATGATCTGAATGATCTGGAAAATGTATTAAAAAAACAGGACAGGCACTGCTACATCGCCATAGAAAGTCTTTACTCAATGGAAGGAGATTTTGCTCCCATTCAGAAGATTTCAGAAATGGCAAGGCATTACAATGCAGACTTATTGTTAGATGAAGCCCACGCTTTTGGTGTTTTTGGACATGGATTGATTGAAAAGTACAATCTACAGGATCAGATTACAGCAAGCGTCATCACCTATGGTAAAGCATTGGGAGCTCATGGAGCGGCTATTCTTTGTAATGATACTGTGAAGTCTTATCTCATCAATTTTGCTTCGCCTTTTATTTATACCACTTCTGCGCAGGATTTTCAATGGATGAGTATAAAAGCGGGATATGAATTTTTGGAAAGCAATCTTGAAGCAGCAGAAAAACTTCAGCACAATATCAAAACATTCCGAGAACAGGGACTGAATTCTCCTTCCTCTGAAAAAAGCCCTATTCAGGCTATTGTTATTCCTCATAACCAAAAATTAGGTCTTCTACAGAAAATTTTATCCAATGAGGGATTTGCAACCTATGCCATATACAGTCCAACCGTAAAGGAAGGAACGGAACGACTTCGAATATGCCTTCACAGCTTCAATACAGAGAAAGAAATCATCAGACTCACAGGAATTATCAAAGAATTTAATTAAAGCAAAATAGCTGACACAACCATATGAAACTATTTATAACAGGAATAGGAACCGAAATAGGAAAAACGGTTTGTTCTGCCATTTTAGTACAGCATTTTAAAGCTGATTACTGGAAACCGGTACAATCAGGAGATCTACACTATACTGACAGTAAAAAAATTGAAGACTGGACAGACAATACAATATGCCATCCGGAAAGATACCGTCTGCAATTGGCTGCATCTCCCCACCAGTCTGCCAGAGCGGAAAACATAGACATCAATCTTGATGAGTTTCAATTACCAGAAACTCAAAACGCATTGATTGTAGAGGGCGCAGGTGGGCTTATGGTCCCTCTTTCGGATCATAGCTTTATGATTGATTTGATAGAAAAACTAAGGATTCCTACAGCACTTGTTGTAAGAAATTACCTAGGCTGCATCAATCATACCTTGCTTTCCGTGATGGTATTACAACAAAGAAAAATCAAACTTGAATATCTTATCCTTAATGGAGAATTTCCTGAAGATACAGAAAGAGTAATCTGTTCTTTCATTGAAAAGGATACAAAAATTATCAGAATTCCTGAAATCAGCCCCGATAAAGAAAATATCACCACTACAGCAAAACAATTAACAATAACAAAATTATGATAATGGATAGAAAAACAGAGATTAGAAATGACTGGACCAAGGAAGAGATTGAGAATATTTATAATCTCCCTTTAATGGAGCTGATCTACAAGGCAGCAACTGTGCACCGTGAAAGACATGACCCATCCGAAGTACAGATATCTACTTTACTGTCAATTAAAACAGGGGGCTGCCCGGAAGACTGTTCCTATTGCGGACAGGCCGCACGTTACCATACCAACATCAAGGTACAGGCCTTGTTACCCACAGAAACCGTTATTGCTCATGCTCAAAAGGCAAAAGACAGTGGTTCTTCAAGATTCTGCATGGCTGCGGCTTGGCGTGAAGTTCGTAACAATCGTGACTTCGACAGGGTAATAGATATGGTAAAAGGAGTAAATGAATTAGGACTGGAAGTATGTTGTACGCTGGGAATGCTTACCGAAGAGCAGGCAATCAGGCTTCAGGAAGCTGGGCTATACGCCTACAATCACAACCTTGATACTTCTGAACAATATTATGAAGAGATTATCTCTACCAGAACATTTGATAACAGAATCAATACCATCAATAATGTTAGAAAGGCAGGAATCACTGTATGCTCAGGAGGAATTATAGGACTAGGAGAGACCCACAGAGACAGAATTTCAATGCTATTGACCTTGGCTACAATGCCGAAGCACCCGGAATCAGTGCCTATTAATGCATTAGCAAGGGTAGAGGGAACTCCATTGGAAAATAATGAAAAGGTAGATACTTGGGAAATGGTAAGAATGATTGCTACAGCAAGAATTGTAATGCCAGCATCTATGGTAAGATTAAGTGCAGGGCGTATAGAAATGACTGAAACAGAACAGGCATGGTGCTTTATGGCAGGGGCAAACTCTATTTTCACGGGAGAAAGAGAAACCTTGTTGGTAACACCTAACCCTGGAGTATCTGAAGATATGCAGATGCTGGAAAAACTAGGGCTAAAACCTATGCTTAAAAAAGAAACCTGCTGTTAAAAAAACTATAAATGATGAGTTATGAGTTTTTGGATATTAATCATGAGCATTCTTGTATTCATCCTGACTCTTGTGTCTGATTTTTTGAATCATTAATACATTTTACATCAATACATGAATACAATAACACAACAGGCAAGTCTTACGCAGAGAGACAGAGCCGTCAACTGGCATCCTTACACACAAATGAAGACTGCAGATGCTATCATTCCTATTGTAAAAGGAGAAGGGATTTATCTGTTTGACAATGAAGGCAAGAAATATATGGACGTGGTCTCATCATGGTGGGTAACGCTGCATGGCCATTCTCATCCTTATATTGCCCAACGTATATTTGAACAGCTTAACACGCTTGAACAAGTTATTTTTGCTGGTTTTACCCATGAACCTGCCATACAGCTTTCGGAAAATCTATTAAAACTTTTACCAACCAATCAGAAGAAGGTTTTCTATTCTGATAACGGATCCACAGCCGTTGAGGTTGCATTAAAGATGTGCATTCAGTATGCTCATAACCAAGGGAAGAAAAAGACCAAGATTCTGGCTTTTAAAAACGCCTATCATGGTGATACCTTTGGAGCCATGTCCGTAAGCGGAAAAAGTTTTTGGACAAAACCGTTTGAAAGCATGCTGTTTGAAGTTGTTTTCATCGATACTCCCAATGCTGAAAACCTGAAAGATTTACAATCACAGATCAGAAATTTGAAAGATGAGGTGGCATGCTTTATTTATGAACCGCTGGTTCAGGGAGCCGCGGGAATGTTAATGTATAATGCAGAAGACTTGAGCAGTTTGATGAAATTCTGTAGAGAACTAGGTGTTCTTATGGTTCAGGATGAGGTTTTCACAGGCTTTGGAAGAACAGGAAAGCTATTTGCTGCCAATTATCTTGCCGAACAGCCGGATATCATGTGCTTTTCAAAAGGATTAACAGGAGGAACCATGCCGATGGGGATCACCACATGCTCTGATGAAATCTATAATGCCTTTTGGTCTGACGATAAGCATAAAACCTTATTTCATGGACACTCCTTTACAGCAAACCCTTTAGCATGCACTGCTGCCTTGGCAAGCATGGAAATATTACTTAAAGAAGACACCCAAATGAATATCAAACGTATCACCCATCAGCATTCTGAATTTGTAAAATCACTGGCCATACATCCTCAGGTAGAAAATGCCCGTCAGGTTGGAACTATTTTAGCTTTTGATTTTAAAACAGAGTACGGAACATCCTATTTCAATGAAATAGGGAAAAGACTTTACAATGAATTTTTACAGAGAGGAATCATAATGAGACCATTGGGAAATGTGATCTATCTGGTGCCGCCTTACTGTATCACTTCTGAAGAATTAGATTTTGTTTATCAAAATATTATGGAAGTATTAGATCTGTTCAGAAACTAAAATATCCATCAATAATTACAATAAAAGGCCCTAAAAAACACATCATAAGCTCAGCCCATTTCCCCATGAATGAAGTTCAGAAAGGATAGGGCCTAGCTTTTTTCCTTTTTCAGTCAGTTTATAATAAACCTCCGGAGGAAAATTATACACTTCAATCCGTTCAATAATATGATCGTCCTCCAATTGTTTAAGCTGTTCTGAAAGTACCTTTTTGGATACCCTGGGCATATTCCGCCAAAGCTCGACAAAACGTACCGTATCTTCTTCAAAAAGATTGTGCAGAATTAATGGTTTCCATTTTCCGGAAAGAATATCCAGACTCCGTCTAAGACCGCAGTTTTTAAACTCCTCGAAATTCATAGTTTACTTTAAAGTATATCGTTAACCTTTTGGTAACCTTCGATTGTTTTCATTCAGTTCACCAATAGCTTTGTACTACAAACTTAAACAAATGAAATTACAATTATGGCGCAATGCAACATTGCTATTGAATATTGACGGAACCTCTATCTTAGTTGATCCAATGCTTGGAGAAAAAGGATCATTAGGAAAATTTCCTATGACAGATAATGAATTACTGAATCCTTTGGTAGATTTACCTTTCAGCAGAGAAGAATTAATTGAAAAGTTAGATAAAATAGATGCGGTAGCCATTACCCACTTGCATCCGGATCATTGGGACGTACAAGCCGTACAACTTATTGATAAAGCTACGCCCATTCTTTGTCCTGAAAGCATTTCAGATCAAATTATTCAACAGGGTTTCAAGAATGTTATTTCAATAAAAGATCAAATCCTATGGAAAGATATTGATATTTCAATCACCAAAGGACAGCACGGAACCGGAGAAATTGGAGAAAAGATGGGAGCAGTCAACGGATTTGTTTTTAAAAAAGATAATCAATCTGTTTATATTGTAGGAGACAGTATTTGGTATAATGACATCGCTGAAGAAATCAACAAACATGAACCACAACATATTATCGTAGCGGGTGGCGCAGCAACCTTTTCGGTAGGAGATCCTATTATCATGACCAGTGAAGACATCCTGAAAGTTTGTGAACATGCTCCTAAAGCAATGATATGGGTTACCCATTTGGAAACCGTAAGCCACTGTAAAGAAAACAGGGCGTTTATTGAAACAAAAATTAAAGAAAAAGGATATGAATCCCAATGCTTTGTCCTGAAAGACGGAGAAGAAACTGAATTATATTCTCATTAAAATAAATAAACCTTATAGACTTTGATATCTATAAGGTTTATTGCTTCATTAAAATAGCCCAACTTATCGAAATAAATTATTTAATTCTTCATATCATTCCAAACCTCTTGTAAATTTTTATCATCTATTTCTTTGCTGCAATGAATTTTTTCTAAATGTTTATCATTTATATTTTTTGATACTTGGCAAAGTGAAAAATAAAAATAAGGCTTTAATTTTTTTTCAATTTTTTCCATATCTAAATTTTCATTATGATGATTAAATATGATAGTAGACTTACAAGGACTTTTAACAATTTCAACATCTAACTCTTTAAGAACTTTTAGTATAAAATTTCTAGCCAAATCATGATCATCCTTAAAGTCCTTTTTACAATTAATTACATCATAAGATAAATGATATTTTCTTTCCATAGCTTCTTGAATAAATTTTGAGAATATTTTCATTAATTAGATTTTACTCAAAATTAAACAAGAATAATATGAGAAAATTATGGTTTCCCATATTTTGTTTTAATTTTCTATACATTAAAAGATTAATCCTCTACATATTTATTTCTGGCAGCTCTCATTCCAAAATAAAGCATGATCAATACTGCAATACTTAAAAAATAGAATGAAATATTCCAGGAAACATCCCAGTCATGCAATTTCCCAAAGATAGGAGGGCCAAATGCCGCTATCAGATAGCCTACAGACTGAGCCATTCCCGAAATCTTAACGGCATTGATACTGCTTTTCGTTCTCGTAGAAAAAAACAAAATGGACAAGCTGAAAGACAAACCATTGGAAATCCCTATAATCACTGCATTTACATAGATCCACTGTGATTTAAGGAAAACAAACATCATGGTACTGGTGAACATCAGAGCACATATAAATAGAATCAGAATCCTTTGATCTTTCATTTTACTTGCAATGATCGGACAACAAAACGTTATCGGAATCATGGTAATCTGAATGACAAATAAAACCCATCCTGCGCTTTCACCCGGCATATTATAATCTGCAAGAAATGAGGGTAACCAAGCCACCATGCAGTAATAGAACAATGACTGCAATCCCATAAAGACACTGATATTCCATGCCTGTGCAGACTTAAACATATTAAAATCAGAAGTTCCCATTGCAGGCTTTGGCTGTCCGGAATTCTTTTTATTGAATATCATTTCCAGCATTAAAACAAAAAATCCCAAGGCTGCAATGACCAGCCAGATTCCCAAAGAGCCTCGCCATCCAAATCCCGTCCATTCTCCAATCCTAACGCTAAACCCTGAAGCCAGTGCAGCCGTAAGATTCATAGCAACTGCAAAAACCCCCGTCATTAAGCCAATCTGCCTTGGAAAATTATTCTTAACATATCCCGGAGTCACTACATTTCCAATACAAATTCCTAATCCGATAAACACAGATCCAATGAATAAAAGTACAAGAGATCCCGAAATCCTCAGGAACAATCCAAAACTTAAAATAATCAATGAATACATCAATAGCTTACTAATTCCGAGCTTATTCGAAAACCTACTAACCAAAACAGAACAAACAGCAAACATAAAAAGTGGAATAGAGGTAAGCAGGCTAACCTGAAAATTATCCAGTTTTAGAGCCTCTCTCACATCCCCAAGAACAGG
This genomic interval from Chryseobacterium joostei contains the following:
- a CDS encoding winged helix-turn-helix transcriptional regulator, whose translation is MNFEEFKNCGLRRSLDILSGKWKPLILHNLFEEDTVRFVELWRNMPRVSKKVLSEQLKQLEDDHIIERIEVYNFPPEVYYKLTEKGKKLGPILSELHSWGNGLSL
- a CDS encoding MBL fold metallo-hydrolase, producing the protein MKLQLWRNATLLLNIDGTSILVDPMLGEKGSLGKFPMTDNELLNPLVDLPFSREELIEKLDKIDAVAITHLHPDHWDVQAVQLIDKATPILCPESISDQIIQQGFKNVISIKDQILWKDIDISITKGQHGTGEIGEKMGAVNGFVFKKDNQSVYIVGDSIWYNDIAEEINKHEPQHIIVAGGAATFSVGDPIIMTSEDILKVCEHAPKAMIWVTHLETVSHCKENRAFIETKIKEKGYESQCFVLKDGEETELYSH
- a CDS encoding CynX/NimT family MFS transporter, with the protein product MMKNEVRKNASYVLMILNILVVILISSNLRSPIVAVSPVLGDVREALKLDNFQVSLLTSIPLFMFAVCSVLVSRFSNKLGISKLLMYSLIILSFGLFLRISGSLVLLFIGSVFIGLGICIGNVVTPGYVKNNFPRQIGLMTGVFAVAMNLTAALASGFSVRIGEWTGFGWRGSLGIWLVIAALGFFVLMLEMIFNKKNSGQPKPAMGTSDFNMFKSAQAWNISVFMGLQSLFYYCMVAWLPSFLADYNMPGESAGWVLFVIQITMIPITFCCPIIASKMKDQRILILFICALMFTSTMMFVFLKSQWIYVNAVIIGISNGLSFSLSILFFSTRTKSSINAVKISGMAQSVGYLIAAFGPPIFGKLHDWDVSWNISFYFLSIAVLIMLYFGMRAARNKYVED